In a genomic window of Candidatus Beckwithbacteria bacterium:
- a CDS encoding GIY-YIG nuclease family protein, with product MQVQILSPPPSLAEASYGGQGPPSRLRRRDMYYVYILLCSDGEPYTACTDNLKERIERHKKGYVLATKDRLPIRLISYFAFSNKYTAFDFEKYLKSGSGRAFLRKHKIIV from the coding sequence TTGCAGGTTCAAATCCTGTCTCCTCCGCCTTCGCTCGCCGAAGCGAGCTACGGCGGACAAGGTCCGCCAAGTAGATTGCGAAGGAGAGACATGTATTATGTTTATATTCTTTTATGCTCTGATGGTGAACCATATACTGCTTGTACAGATAATTTAAAAGAAAGAATAGAAAGACATAAAAAGGGTTATGTTCTTGCAACAAAAGACAGATTGCCAATAAGATTAATCAGTTATTTTGCTTTTTCTAATAAATATACCGCCTTTGATTTTGAAAAATATCTTAAATCTGGATCGGGCAGAGCGTTTTTAAGAAAGCATAAAATAATAGTATAA
- a CDS encoding NUDIX domain-containing protein, producing the protein MTKFKREFSAGGVVYKKDRNKILWLVAKHSGYHKWVLPKGLVEKGEKLEATAIREVGEETGIKTKVVAKIPEPEKYIYTMNGVKIFKMVFYFLMEYISGDIKNHDFEMEEIEWLEFDEARKRLNFHGAKEALDKARKLLV; encoded by the coding sequence ATGACAAAATTTAAAAGAGAGTTTTCAGCCGGAGGAGTTGTCTATAAAAAAGACAGAAATAAAATTTTGTGGTTGGTAGCCAAACATTCAGGGTATCATAAATGGGTGTTGCCAAAAGGTTTGGTGGAAAAAGGAGAAAAGCTAGAGGCAACGGCAATACGGGAAGTAGGAGAAGAAACCGGAATTAAAACAAAAGTAGTGGCGAAAATTCCGGAGCCGGAAAAATATATTTACACCATGAACGGGGTGAAGATTTTTAAGATGGTTTTTTATTTTTTGATGGAATATATCTCCGGGGATATTAAAAATCACGATTTTGAAATGGAGGAAATTGAGTGGTTGGAATTTGACGAAGCGAGAAAAAGACTAAATTTTCATGGGGCGAAAGAGGCGTTGGATAAGGCAAGGAAGTTGTTGGTATAA
- a CDS encoding GIY-YIG nuclease family protein, translating into MYYVYILLCFDGEPYTGCTDNLKERIERHKKGYVPATKDRLPIKLISYFAFSNKYTAFNFEKYLKSGSGRAFMKKHQMI; encoded by the coding sequence ATGTATTATGTTTATATTCTTTTATGCTTTGATGGTGAACCATATACTGGGTGTACAGATAATTTAAAAGAAAGAATAGAAAGACATAAGAAAGGTTATGTTCCTGCAACAAAAGACAGGTTGCCAATAAAATTAATCAGTTATTTTGCTTTTTCCAATAAATATACAGCCTTTAATTTTGAAAAATATCTTAAATCTGGATCAGGTAGGGCATTTATGAAAAAACACCAAATGATATAA
- a CDS encoding MFS transporter yields the protein MHVKALRVLYKYNGIFVLAGSLLGPLYAIYVERLQKGILTVSASWAAFLVSTTIFSLVLTRVGDRVKEKEYLLLAGFLIRAVAWFSYIYIRNISQLIGLQILLGLGEAVGTPAFEVIFAEHLEKGKHIDDYADWKVVVNLVTAVGTILGGLIASRFGFTPLFLAMSLLALVAFFGVLFKPRRLL from the coding sequence ATGCACGTTAAGGCCTTAAGAGTTTTGTATAAATATAACGGGATTTTTGTGCTGGCGGGAAGCTTGCTGGGGCCGCTATATGCGATTTATGTGGAAAGATTGCAAAAGGGGATTTTGACAGTCAGCGCTTCCTGGGCGGCGTTTTTAGTCAGCACAACAATATTTTCTTTGGTACTGACAAGAGTCGGCGACCGGGTGAAAGAAAAAGAGTATTTGTTATTGGCCGGTTTTTTAATCAGGGCAGTAGCCTGGTTTTCGTATATTTACATCAGAAACATCTCTCAATTAATCGGGTTGCAGATTTTACTAGGTTTAGGTGAGGCGGTAGGGACGCCGGCGTTTGAAGTGATTTTTGCCGAACATTTAGAAAAAGGCAAGCACATCGATGATTACGCAGACTGGAAAGTGGTGGTAAATTTAGTGACGGCTGTCGGGACGATTTTAGGGGGGTTAATTGCCTCCAGGTTTGGTTTTACCCCATTATTTTTAGCGATGTCGCTGTTAGCTTTGGTGGCGTTTTTCGGAGTGTTATTTAAACCGAGAAGGTTACTGTAA
- a CDS encoding lysylphosphatidylglycerol synthase transmembrane domain-containing protein — protein sequence MKIQWRILIMIGLTLILAYVIVANLGEERKLVLIIRQVQLRWVLLALIFQFIYYWLYSLMWKKSLQQYSIHWRVKEILLLTFGSLFINLTAPTAGLAGAGVFIKHARTKNERALAAMGAYYLGILMEFLGIGLFLAGALVILWLKHRLYWYELLCSGIFFLVTGGLILFVSSSGKWRQILLKIMAWWRKIRKRKVKSQLMEAKMEFKKDPKKLWELFGIGILMQSMSLTALFFVFLALGQTVVLPTVFVGYSLIVLFLIVSPTPQGIGVVEGLVPVILSSFGVGIETGLLAILIFRAINLWLPLLAGFVSLNYLAIGVKSQLKE from the coding sequence ATGAAGATTCAGTGGCGGATTTTAATCATGATCGGACTGACTTTAATTTTGGCTTATGTAATTGTGGCTAATTTAGGAGAGGAAAGAAAACTCGTTTTAATTATCCGGCAGGTACAATTAAGATGGGTTTTATTGGCTTTGATTTTTCAATTTATTTACTATTGGCTGTATAGTTTAATGTGGAAAAAATCACTGCAGCAATACAGTATTCACTGGCGGGTAAAAGAGATTTTATTACTGACTTTCGGCTCATTGTTTATCAATTTAACGGCGCCGACGGCGGGTTTGGCCGGGGCCGGGGTTTTTATTAAACATGCCAGGACGAAAAATGAAAGAGCCTTGGCGGCGATGGGGGCATATTATCTGGGAATTTTGATGGAATTTTTAGGCATCGGCCTGTTTTTGGCGGGAGCGCTGGTTATTTTATGGTTAAAACACCGGCTATATTGGTATGAATTACTTTGCAGCGGAATTTTCTTTTTAGTAACAGGAGGGTTAATTTTATTCGTGTCCTCGAGCGGGAAGTGGCGGCAGATTTTATTAAAAATTATGGCTTGGTGGAGAAAAATCAGAAAAAGAAAGGTAAAGAGTCAATTAATGGAAGCAAAAATGGAGTTTAAGAAAGATCCAAAAAAACTCTGGGAATTGTTCGGCATAGGAATTTTAATGCAGTCGATGAGTTTAACCGCCTTATTTTTTGTGTTTTTGGCATTAGGGCAGACAGTGGTATTGCCGACGGTGTTTGTGGGTTATAGCTTGATTGTTTTATTTTTAATTGTGTCGCCAACACCGCAGGGGATAGGAGTGGTGGAGGGGTTGGTCCCGGTAATTTTAAGCTCGTTCGGGGTAGGAATTGAAACCGGCTTGTTGGCAATCCTTATTTTCAGGGCGATAAATTTATGGCTGCCGCTTTTGGCGGGTTTTGTGAGTTTGAATTATTTGGCAATAGGAGTAAAATCTCAGTTAAAGGAGTAA
- the dnaG gene encoding DNA primase, which produces MDQIEEVRRKTDIVALISGYITLKKAGRNFKALCPFHEEKTPSFMVSQERQIWKCFGCQKGGDVFKFIMEKEGMEFGETLRFLADKAGIELKDFRPSQDQKIKERLLEINHLASEFYHYLLVEHKLGKKALQYILKRGIRKDSIRLFKLGYAPNEWQGLINYLTKKKNYKLEEIEQAGLGIQSDKGRVYDRFRGRVMFPLFDMRGRVLGFSGRVMEGEVKEAKYINSPETLLYHKSAMLYGLETTKEEIKKDNRAIVVEGELDMISSYQAGVKNAVAIKGSALTIEQIGLLKRFCENLSLALDSDAAGDAAARRGIELAENSGLSLRVIRVKYGKDPDECAQKDVGLWKDSVKEAVPIYEFYIDSAVKRFGTKTIEGKKKISQELAGVLARVNNQVIKAHYVKKLAEVLNVSEEAVEAEVEKGEKVVQVTKVTKVEQIKTRQERLEEYLLALILQSGEWMDELVKKVEPEWLAETAIKKIFIKLKQWFKAGKKWEINSFVKSLAEELAGQTDAAYLLDLDKIIDDSDKTEVEVDKAITAIKKAQLKEKLTLLSGQIKQAEQEKDKEKVKTLEKEFREIARGLV; this is translated from the coding sequence ATGGATCAGATTGAGGAAGTGCGGCGGAAGACGGATATTGTAGCTTTGATTTCCGGTTATATCACTTTAAAAAAGGCCGGGAGGAATTTTAAGGCACTGTGCCCGTTTCATGAGGAAAAAACACCCAGCTTTATGGTGTCGCAAGAGCGGCAGATTTGGAAGTGTTTCGGCTGTCAAAAGGGCGGGGATGTTTTTAAATTTATCATGGAAAAAGAGGGGATGGAGTTTGGGGAAACACTGCGGTTTTTAGCCGATAAAGCCGGAATCGAGCTTAAAGATTTCCGGCCAAGCCAGGACCAGAAAATCAAAGAACGGTTATTGGAGATTAATCATTTAGCCAGCGAGTTTTACCACTATCTACTAGTCGAGCATAAATTGGGTAAAAAAGCGCTTCAATACATACTAAAAAGAGGGATACGAAAAGATTCTATCCGACTGTTTAAATTAGGTTATGCACCGAATGAATGGCAGGGTTTAATTAATTATTTAACTAAGAAAAAGAACTATAAATTAGAAGAAATCGAGCAAGCGGGCTTGGGTATTCAAAGCGATAAGGGAAGAGTTTATGACCGGTTTAGAGGTAGAGTGATGTTTCCTTTGTTTGATATGAGGGGAAGAGTCTTGGGGTTTAGCGGAAGAGTGATGGAGGGAGAAGTTAAAGAAGCCAAATATATTAATTCACCGGAGACACTTTTATACCACAAATCAGCCATGCTTTACGGCCTGGAAACGACTAAAGAGGAGATTAAAAAAGATAACCGGGCAATTGTGGTGGAGGGGGAACTGGACATGATTTCCTCTTATCAGGCCGGGGTGAAAAATGCGGTGGCGATCAAGGGTTCGGCTTTAACGATAGAACAAATAGGGCTTTTGAAAAGATTTTGCGAAAACTTGAGCCTGGCTTTGGACAGTGACGCGGCCGGTGACGCGGCGGCGAGGCGGGGGATAGAATTAGCCGAAAATAGCGGTTTATCCTTGCGGGTAATCCGGGTTAAATACGGCAAAGACCCGGATGAGTGCGCTCAAAAAGATGTAGGGTTATGGAAAGATTCGGTCAAAGAGGCGGTGCCAATTTATGAATTTTATATTGATTCGGCAGTGAAAAGATTTGGCACCAAAACGATTGAGGGGAAGAAGAAAATCAGCCAGGAATTGGCGGGGGTTTTAGCAAGGGTGAACAATCAAGTAATTAAGGCCCATTATGTTAAAAAATTAGCGGAAGTATTAAATGTCAGCGAAGAAGCAGTGGAGGCGGAGGTAGAGAAAGGGGAGAAGGTAGTACAAGTAACAAAAGTAACAAAAGTAGAACAAATAAAAACCAGACAAGAACGACTGGAAGAGTATTTATTGGCGTTAATATTGCAATCAGGTGAGTGGATGGACGAGTTGGTTAAAAAAGTCGAGCCAGAATGGCTGGCAGAGACGGCGATTAAGAAAATATTCATAAAATTAAAGCAGTGGTTTAAGGCGGGTAAAAAATGGGAGATTAACAGCTTTGTCAAAAGCCTGGCGGAGGAGTTAGCAGGACAAACAGACGCGGCCTATTTATTGGATTTAGATAAAATCATTGACGATTCTGATAAAACGGAGGTGGAAGTAGATAAAGCGATAACGGCAATAAAAAAAGCGCAACTGAAAGAGAAACTAACCCTTTTGTCGGGCCAAATTAAGCAGGCCGAACAAGAAAAAGACAAGGAAAAAGTTAAAACTTTAGAAAAAGAGTTTAGGGAAATTGCCCGAGGACTGGTATAA
- the rpoD gene encoding RNA polymerase sigma factor RpoD: protein MKQARKPVNVDKLLKKAKKEGFLTQEEILGYFTDAEWRVEELDKFYDRLEKMNVDVFNTGEEELKEDVKAVTELEKELVVLGNLEKVGNADPVRMYLKEIGRIKLLTRDQEIELAQGVDKGSHKAKDGLITSNLRLVVSIAKKYIGRGMSFLDLIQEGNKGLIRAVEKYDWTKGFKFSTYATWWIRQAITRAIADQARTIRIPVHMVETINKLIRVSRKLMQEQGREPSPEEIASEMEIEPAKVREIMKISQKTTSLETPIGDEEDSYLGDFIPDETQPSPYDATSIKMLKENVDEVLMSLSDREAKVLKMRFGLDDSKRSMTLEEVGREFGVTRERIRQIEAKALRKLKHPSQRKKLQDYLD, encoded by the coding sequence ATGAAACAGGCAAGAAAACCGGTTAATGTCGACAAGCTTTTAAAAAAGGCGAAAAAAGAGGGCTTTTTAACTCAAGAAGAGATTTTGGGTTATTTTACGGACGCGGAGTGGCGAGTGGAAGAATTGGATAAATTTTACGATCGTTTAGAGAAAATGAACGTGGACGTGTTTAATACAGGCGAGGAAGAGTTGAAAGAAGACGTGAAGGCGGTGACCGAACTGGAAAAAGAATTGGTGGTCTTAGGTAATTTGGAAAAAGTCGGCAATGCCGATCCGGTGCGGATGTATTTAAAAGAAATCGGCAGGATTAAATTATTAACCCGCGATCAGGAAATTGAGTTGGCCCAGGGGGTGGACAAGGGGAGCCATAAAGCTAAAGATGGATTGATTACTTCAAATTTGCGACTAGTGGTGTCGATTGCTAAAAAATACATCGGCCGGGGGATGAGCTTCTTAGACTTAATCCAGGAAGGGAATAAAGGATTAATCCGAGCGGTGGAAAAATATGACTGGACTAAGGGGTTTAAGTTTTCCACCTATGCCACCTGGTGGATTAGGCAGGCGATTACCCGGGCGATTGCCGATCAGGCGCGGACAATCAGGATTCCGGTGCACATGGTGGAAACGATTAATAAGTTGATTCGGGTATCCAGAAAGCTGATGCAGGAACAGGGGCGGGAGCCGTCGCCGGAGGAGATTGCTTCAGAGATGGAAATTGAGCCGGCGAAAGTGCGGGAAATTATGAAAATTTCGCAGAAAACGACTTCATTGGAGACGCCGATCGGGGACGAGGAAGATTCATATTTAGGCGATTTTATTCCGGATGAAACCCAGCCGTCGCCTTATGATGCGACCTCGATTAAGATGCTCAAGGAGAATGTTGATGAGGTATTAATGTCGTTATCGGATAGAGAGGCAAAGGTATTGAAGATGCGGTTTGGTTTAGACGACAGCAAGCGGTCGATGACTTTGGAAGAAGTGGGGCGGGAGTTTGGGGTGACAAGAGAGAGAATCAGGCAAATTGAGGCCAAGGCGTTAAGAAAGTTAAAACATCCGTCGCAGAGGAAGAAACTGCAGGATTATTTAGATTAA
- a CDS encoding DUF5652 family protein, with the protein MHYIFPPFFYNQSFLPSFFTWLLFPLLAWHLVWKGLALWKAGRNNQRGWFIVLLIVNTLGLLEIIYLCCFQKKTVSAKGRH; encoded by the coding sequence ATGCACTATATTTTCCCGCCATTTTTCTACAATCAGTCTTTTCTCCCCTCATTCTTCACCTGGTTGTTATTTCCTCTGCTTGCCTGGCATCTGGTTTGGAAAGGCTTAGCCCTCTGGAAAGCCGGCCGGAATAATCAACGCGGCTGGTTTATTGTTTTGTTAATTGTCAACACTCTTGGCCTTCTGGAAATTATCTATCTTTGCTGTTTTCAAAAGAAAACCGTCTCGGCCAAAGGCCGACATTAA
- a CDS encoding recombinase family protein, translated as MKKAVIYSRVSSEEQMKGLSPEVQKESCIKWARQKGYEVVGVYQDGGKTGTKTVGRDGLEDMIIQCQEEKIDAALVVDTDRIARNEVDHFFIKNELRKGNTQLIAINQPLNDTPEGQFFETILAGTNAFYSRLLGRKVKKSLEKKCELGDFPGWAPLGYLNVNLGTEEKPHKVVKIDLIKGPFITEMFRLYSTGNYPVDTLVDLMFEKGLRSKNNKRVYRSVLYSLLKNPFYLGMFRYNGEIIKGNHKPLTTPEIFDTCKRISTLHNQNACRRRKYQWLLNGFAFCQKDNTRLCGDWNRTKKSAYYHGNALRGCHHYTPLGSLEAQVVEQLGKIKFSKEFTQQIIDKAKALLNRSRETKETEIQGVQNAIKAIVAKRKVLEDALVDQIVDRETFKRKHSELTIDLQNRESELATIENQGGFDVDATIAILDLVNNIKETFANANFEAKRHYLSMFFERIEVRDKKIAKVIYTPLFQSLIEAKTVRITTTLLRGLDSDQ; from the coding sequence ATGAAAAAAGCAGTGATATATTCTAGGGTCAGCAGTGAGGAACAGATGAAGGGTTTATCGCCTGAAGTTCAAAAAGAGTCATGTATTAAATGGGCAAGACAAAAAGGTTATGAGGTCGTAGGTGTATATCAAGATGGGGGCAAGACAGGCACTAAGACCGTTGGAAGAGATGGACTGGAAGACATGATAATTCAATGCCAAGAAGAAAAAATTGATGCAGCACTTGTGGTCGATACCGATAGAATTGCCCGAAATGAAGTTGACCACTTTTTTATTAAAAATGAACTACGGAAAGGCAACACTCAGCTAATTGCTATCAATCAACCACTAAACGATACGCCCGAAGGGCAATTCTTTGAAACTATTCTTGCGGGTACAAATGCTTTTTATAGTCGTTTACTTGGAAGGAAAGTTAAAAAGAGTTTAGAGAAGAAGTGCGAACTAGGTGATTTCCCGGGTTGGGCGCCATTAGGTTATCTTAATGTGAACTTGGGCACAGAAGAAAAACCTCACAAGGTGGTTAAAATTGATCTAATAAAGGGACCATTTATAACCGAAATGTTCCGACTGTATTCAACTGGTAATTATCCTGTCGATACTTTAGTTGACCTTATGTTTGAGAAAGGCTTGCGTTCTAAGAATAATAAGCGAGTATACAGAAGTGTGTTATACAGCCTTTTAAAAAATCCTTTTTATCTTGGAATGTTTCGGTATAACGGAGAAATTATTAAAGGCAATCACAAACCACTCACAACTCCTGAAATATTTGATACCTGCAAAAGAATATCTACCCTACATAATCAAAATGCCTGTCGCAGACGCAAATATCAGTGGCTTTTAAATGGTTTTGCTTTCTGTCAGAAAGACAATACTCGTTTGTGCGGCGATTGGAATAGAACCAAAAAATCTGCTTATTATCATGGCAATGCTTTACGAGGCTGTCATCACTACACCCCTCTTGGGAGTTTAGAGGCCCAAGTAGTTGAACAACTGGGGAAAATAAAGTTTAGTAAAGAATTTACTCAACAAATAATTGATAAGGCCAAAGCACTGCTAAATCGTTCTAGGGAGACAAAGGAAACAGAAATTCAGGGCGTCCAAAATGCAATCAAGGCAATTGTGGCAAAACGTAAAGTCCTTGAGGATGCCCTTGTTGACCAAATAGTAGACAGGGAAACATTTAAACGAAAGCATAGTGAGCTAACAATTGATTTACAAAATCGAGAGAGTGAGTTGGCTACTATCGAAAATCAGGGAGGGTTTGATGTTGATGCCACTATCGCAATTCTTGACCTGGTAAACAATATCAAAGAAACTTTTGCTAATGCGAATTTTGAAGCTAAACGCCATTACTTATCAATGTTCTTTGAGCGGATAGAAGTGAGGGATAAAAAGATTGCGAAAGTAATCTATACACCGCTATTCCAAAGTCTAATAGAGGCTAAGACTGTCAGAATAACGACTACCTTGCTCCGCGGACTGGACTCGGACCAGTAA
- a CDS encoding recombinase family protein translates to MNKKTKTAIGYARTAVDVKNTVFNTIEKQEQLIKDYCKKNNIELSGVLFDPAQSGLDINRPALNMLYTLAANKKITSIVCSGPDRLSRDTASFSDIENLFKNDDVKLVFIY, encoded by the coding sequence ATGAATAAAAAAACAAAAACTGCAATCGGTTATGCAAGAACCGCAGTTGATGTTAAAAATACAGTCTTTAACACAATTGAGAAGCAGGAACAGTTAATTAAGGATTACTGTAAAAAGAATAATATCGAACTTTCAGGAGTACTCTTTGACCCCGCACAGTCAGGATTAGATATTAACCGACCAGCATTAAACATGCTGTATACATTAGCGGCAAACAAAAAAATCACATCTATTGTTTGCTCCGGTCCCGATAGATTGTCGAGAGATACAGCGAGTTTCTCTGATATTGAAAATTTGTTTAAGAATGATGATGTTAAATTGGTGTTTATTTATTAA
- a CDS encoding helix-turn-helix domain-containing protein — MSDIPELITLKEASKILKVHPNTLRLWDKNGILPAVRIGEKKVRRYRKIDIENFIKKNERK, encoded by the coding sequence ATGTCAGACATTCCAGAGTTAATAACTCTCAAAGAAGCCAGTAAAATATTAAAGGTACATCCAAACACACTTAGGTTGTGGGATAAAAATGGGATATTACCTGCGGTGCGTATTGGTGAGAAGAAAGTAAGAAGATATAGGAAAATAGATATAGAAAATTTTATTAAGAAAAATGAACGAAAATAA